A single genomic interval of Mycolicibacterium sp. MU0053 harbors:
- a CDS encoding RES family NAD+ phosphorylase: MTTRLPGPPPAAELRTIGIRDEECYRVAREELWWRVHRTVGDHVLAWNAFREHGPHLRFDPHPSPPRHHDGVGVWYGASGPTPALAEAFQTHRTVDRFRGAPYLTGLRFTRELRLLDLATDSSGAWPTRAGGTFALSTGPHSITQRWARTITQAFPDLDGLRYNSRFAGQPCIALFNAATSAMPPRPALSLPLSHPGLTLRIADSARRLGYLMI, from the coding sequence GTGACCACACGCCTGCCCGGGCCGCCGCCCGCAGCAGAGCTTCGCACCATCGGCATCCGAGACGAGGAGTGTTACCGCGTCGCGCGGGAGGAGCTGTGGTGGCGTGTCCACCGCACCGTTGGCGATCACGTGCTGGCCTGGAACGCTTTCCGTGAACACGGCCCGCACTTGCGATTCGACCCGCACCCCTCGCCGCCCCGCCACCACGACGGCGTCGGCGTCTGGTACGGCGCCTCCGGGCCCACCCCAGCGTTGGCGGAAGCCTTCCAAACCCACCGCACCGTCGACCGCTTCCGCGGTGCCCCCTATCTCACCGGACTGCGGTTCACCCGGGAACTCCGGCTGCTCGACTTGGCCACCGACAGCAGCGGTGCCTGGCCTACCCGTGCCGGCGGCACATTCGCACTGTCCACGGGCCCCCACTCCATCACGCAACGCTGGGCCCGCACCATCACTCAAGCATTCCCGGACCTGGACGGCCTGCGGTACAACAGCCGATTCGCCGGCCAACCGTGCATCGCGTTGTTCAATGCCGCTACCTCCGCAATGCCCCCGCGACCCGCCCTTTCCCTCCCACTCAGCCACCCAGGCCTGACGCTGCGCATCGCTGACAGCGCACGCCGGCTCGGCTACCTCATGATCTGA
- a CDS encoding SDR family NAD(P)-dependent oxidoreductase, which translates to MSRARETFGGGVAVITGAGAGIGAGLARHAHRLGMTVVLADVDAPAIAALREELVADGGTAVDIVCDVRDADAMVDVAERVYRDSGPVRLLVNNAGIEQFGYLWDTPVANWNRVMDINVSGVFHGVRAFLPRMIAEASPAWVWNLSSIGGVAAVPLQAPYIISKHAVLALTECLRLEVQLAGHDHIQVQAVLPGAVKSNIFEAAGGVEADRAGTDVDAAESQREAMLDIKAAAMDPVEAAEVVFEQSAQGDFYLLTQPDYVSSAMAERAQVLTTRVPPQLRTKRRFDPDKH; encoded by the coding sequence GTGAGTCGGGCTCGCGAAACTTTTGGCGGCGGTGTCGCCGTCATCACCGGCGCCGGCGCCGGTATCGGGGCGGGCCTGGCCCGTCACGCACATCGGCTCGGAATGACAGTGGTGCTGGCCGACGTCGACGCTCCGGCCATCGCCGCGCTACGCGAGGAGTTGGTCGCCGACGGCGGCACGGCCGTCGACATCGTCTGCGATGTGCGGGACGCCGACGCGATGGTCGACGTGGCCGAGCGCGTCTACCGCGACAGCGGCCCGGTGCGCCTGCTGGTGAACAACGCCGGTATCGAGCAGTTCGGCTACCTATGGGACACCCCGGTGGCCAATTGGAACCGGGTGATGGACATCAACGTCAGCGGCGTGTTTCACGGCGTGCGGGCGTTCTTGCCGAGGATGATCGCCGAGGCGTCACCGGCCTGGGTGTGGAACCTGTCCTCGATCGGCGGTGTCGCGGCGGTCCCGCTGCAAGCGCCCTACATCATCAGCAAGCACGCGGTGCTCGCCCTGACCGAATGTTTGCGACTGGAAGTGCAATTGGCCGGCCACGACCACATCCAGGTCCAGGCGGTGTTGCCCGGAGCGGTCAAGTCCAACATCTTCGAGGCCGCCGGTGGCGTCGAGGCCGACCGGGCGGGCACCGATGTCGATGCCGCCGAATCCCAACGCGAAGCCATGCTCGACATCAAGGCCGCCGCCATGGATCCCGTCGAGGCCGCCGAGGTGGTCTTCGAGCAGTCGGCGCAGGGCGACTTCTACCTGCTGACGCAACCGGACTACGTCAGCTCCGCGATGGCCGAGCGGGCGCAGGTGCTTACCACTCGGGTGCCGCCGCAGCTGCGGACCAAGCGCCGCTTCGACCCGGACAAGCACTGA
- a CDS encoding 3-ketosteroid-delta-1-dehydrogenase, which translates to MTEPQHHTVDLLVIGSGTGMAAALAAHELGLSTLIVEKTSYVGGSTARSGGAFWMPANPVLAESGSADTLEAGHTYIDTVVGDDAPLDRAHAFVDAGTATVQMLRRNTRMKFLWAKGYSDYHPESAGGSAVGRTCECRPFNTAVLGPELARLRPGVMKSSFPMPVTGADYRWLNLMAKVPSKSWPRILLRAFQGIGGLALRRRYAAGGQALAAGMFDGVLRAGIPVWTDSPVEELVLDGGRVTGAVVQRDGTAVTITARRGVVLATGGFDHLMSWRHKFQSERLGEHASLGSEGNTGDGIRLAQDTCGAGTGLMEQAWWFPAFAPLPGGEPTVMLAERSLPGCLLVDQTGRRFVNEAVDYMSFGQLILERERAGNPVETMWMVFDQKYRNSYLLAAELFPRMPIPQEWYDAGIAHRSADLPTLAEAMGVDPSTFVATMERFNALAGAGVDTDFGRGASAYDRYYGDPTVTPNPNLRPLASGPFHAVKVVLSDLGTCGGLRADTRARVLREDGSVVEGLYAIGNTAANVFGMRYPGAGATIGQGLVFGYLAARDAAGQPS; encoded by the coding sequence GTGACCGAACCACAGCACCACACCGTCGATCTCCTCGTCATCGGCTCCGGCACCGGAATGGCCGCCGCGCTGGCCGCGCACGAGCTGGGGCTTTCGACGCTGATCGTGGAGAAGACGTCTTACGTGGGCGGGTCGACGGCCCGTTCCGGGGGCGCCTTCTGGATGCCGGCCAATCCGGTGCTGGCCGAGTCGGGTTCGGCCGACACGCTCGAGGCGGGACACACCTACATCGACACCGTGGTGGGCGACGATGCCCCGCTGGACCGTGCGCACGCATTCGTCGACGCTGGGACGGCCACCGTGCAGATGCTGCGCCGCAATACCCGCATGAAATTCCTTTGGGCCAAGGGTTACTCGGACTACCATCCGGAGTCCGCCGGCGGCAGCGCCGTGGGCCGTACCTGCGAGTGCCGGCCCTTCAACACCGCGGTGCTGGGTCCCGAGTTGGCCCGGTTGCGGCCCGGTGTCATGAAGTCCTCGTTCCCGATGCCGGTCACCGGCGCCGACTACCGCTGGCTCAACCTGATGGCCAAGGTGCCGAGCAAGTCCTGGCCTCGCATCCTGTTGCGCGCCTTCCAGGGCATCGGCGGCCTGGCCTTGCGACGGCGTTATGCCGCCGGTGGTCAGGCGTTGGCGGCGGGCATGTTTGACGGGGTGCTGCGCGCCGGCATCCCTGTGTGGACGGACTCACCGGTGGAGGAGTTGGTCCTCGACGGCGGCCGCGTGACCGGGGCCGTCGTGCAACGCGACGGCACCGCGGTCACCATCACCGCCCGCCGCGGCGTGGTGCTGGCCACCGGCGGGTTCGATCACCTGATGAGTTGGCGACACAAGTTCCAGTCCGAACGACTCGGCGAGCACGCCAGCCTGGGCTCCGAGGGCAATACCGGCGACGGCATCCGGCTGGCCCAGGACACCTGTGGCGCGGGCACCGGTCTGATGGAACAGGCCTGGTGGTTTCCCGCGTTCGCCCCGCTGCCCGGCGGCGAACCGACGGTCATGCTCGCCGAGCGCTCCCTGCCGGGCTGTCTGCTGGTGGACCAGACCGGCAGGCGCTTCGTCAACGAGGCCGTCGACTACATGTCCTTCGGACAGCTGATCCTCGAACGGGAGCGGGCGGGCAATCCGGTCGAGACCATGTGGATGGTGTTCGATCAGAAGTACCGCAACAGCTATCTGCTTGCCGCGGAGCTGTTTCCGCGCATGCCGATCCCGCAGGAATGGTATGACGCCGGGATCGCGCACCGCAGCGCGGACCTGCCGACGCTGGCGGAGGCCATGGGCGTGGATCCGTCGACTTTCGTCGCCACGATGGAGCGCTTCAATGCACTGGCCGGCGCAGGCGTGGACACCGACTTCGGCCGCGGCGCCAGCGCCTACGACCGGTACTACGGCGATCCGACCGTCACCCCCAATCCCAACCTGCGTCCCCTGGCGTCCGGTCCCTTCCACGCCGTCAAGGTGGTCCTGAGCGACCTGGGCACCTGCGGCGGCCTGCGCGCCGACACCCGGGCCCGGGTGCTGCGGGAGGACGGGTCGGTGGTCGAGGGGCTGTACGCGATCGGCAACACCGCCGCGAATGTCTTCGGGATGCGCTATCCGGGCGCGGGCGCCACCATTGGGCAGGGACTGGTGTTCGGGTACCTCGCGGCGCGGGACGCCGCGGGCCAACCGAGCTGA
- a CDS encoding nuclear transport factor 2 family protein → MTSEITLSEVQEFIARFWYHYDQGQFDVLATFIADDMEYLSRSDSGNCPFEELLAAEVHGGSETLAWLSKHRDENPYPLRHHATNIFRTGTNGDATKVRFYLYVNQVTNNVPFDVSSGVVDVDIRRTDRGLVFSSMTVILDAEDSIPFAEYRAKTAANA, encoded by the coding sequence ATGACCAGCGAGATCACACTGTCGGAAGTCCAGGAGTTCATCGCCCGTTTCTGGTACCACTACGACCAGGGCCAATTCGATGTGCTCGCCACCTTCATCGCCGACGACATGGAGTACCTGAGTCGCTCCGATTCCGGTAACTGCCCATTTGAGGAACTACTGGCCGCCGAGGTGCACGGCGGCTCCGAGACGCTGGCATGGCTGAGCAAGCACCGTGACGAGAACCCCTACCCGCTGCGGCATCACGCCACCAACATCTTCCGCACCGGAACCAATGGTGACGCCACCAAGGTCCGCTTCTACCTCTACGTCAACCAGGTCACCAACAACGTGCCGTTCGACGTGTCCTCGGGGGTGGTAGACGTCGACATCCGGCGTACCGACCGCGGGTTGGTCTTCTCGTCGATGACGGTGATCCTCGACGCCGAGGACTCGATCCCGTTCGCCGAGTATCGGGCGAAGACGGCCGCGAACGCGTGA
- a CDS encoding alpha/beta hydrolase, with product MNGVHRPALDPDAAARIAGFGPPVPMRERGLEAVRAAVESTPAPADLTAMADIDDTAVAGPGGPIPVRIYRPVDAPDPAPVLVHLHGGGLVMGSLNSFGPLARALAAASGAVVVSVGYRLAPENPAPAQFDDAWAVTNWVAAKADSRGWDASRMVLAGDSAGGALAAAVALAARADDGPAIFAQVLIYPGLDRDMAAPSILAQPDAPMLSHDDIVYMHELADRGAGTPHDIRRVPAYATDLRGLPQAIVVTAELDPISDWGERYAARLRDAGVQTTITRYPGIYHGFLMRSESTARGRLALAEIGALLRAKFANPLPF from the coding sequence ATGAACGGAGTCCACCGGCCAGCTCTCGACCCGGACGCCGCGGCCCGCATCGCGGGCTTCGGCCCACCGGTGCCCATGCGGGAGCGGGGCCTCGAGGCGGTGCGCGCGGCCGTCGAATCCACGCCTGCCCCAGCGGATCTGACCGCGATGGCCGACATCGATGACACCGCGGTAGCGGGCCCCGGCGGGCCCATCCCGGTGCGCATCTACCGGCCCGTCGACGCACCCGATCCCGCGCCGGTGCTGGTGCATCTGCACGGCGGTGGCCTGGTGATGGGTTCGCTGAACTCCTTCGGACCGTTGGCGCGGGCACTGGCGGCGGCCAGCGGAGCCGTAGTGGTGTCGGTGGGATACCGACTGGCACCGGAGAACCCGGCCCCGGCCCAGTTCGACGACGCCTGGGCCGTCACCAATTGGGTTGCCGCCAAGGCGGACTCCCGGGGCTGGGACGCGTCCAGGATGGTGCTGGCCGGCGACAGCGCCGGGGGTGCCCTCGCTGCGGCCGTTGCGCTGGCGGCGCGCGCCGACGACGGCCCCGCCATCTTCGCCCAGGTGCTGATCTACCCCGGCCTGGACCGCGACATGGCGGCGCCGTCGATCCTCGCCCAGCCCGACGCGCCGATGCTGAGCCACGACGACATCGTCTACATGCACGAGCTGGCCGACCGGGGCGCGGGAACACCCCACGACATCCGGCGGGTGCCCGCCTACGCCACCGACCTGCGGGGGTTGCCGCAGGCCATCGTGGTGACCGCCGAACTGGATCCGATCTCGGATTGGGGCGAGCGCTACGCCGCGCGGCTCCGCGACGCCGGCGTGCAGACGACGATCACCCGCTACCCGGGCATCTACCACGGCTTCCTGATGCGGTCGGAGTCCACGGCCCGGGGCAGACTCGCGCTGGCGGAGATCGGGGCGCTGCTGCGCGCGAAGTTCGCCAATCCGCTGCCGTTCTAG
- a CDS encoding Rieske 2Fe-2S domain-containing protein, with protein MTWLQPDGVAEVRQIEAQAAPARFARGWHCLGLTRDLGDGKPHSISAFGTKLVVFRGADGAINVLDAYCRHMGGDLSDGEVKGNEIACPFHDWRWGGDGRCKKVPYSRRVPKLARTATWPTMEQDGMLFVWNDPEKKAPPAEVAIPRIEGVGTDSWTDWHWYTTIVDTNCREIIDNVVDMAHFFYIHGGLPTGFKNIFEGHVATQYYKSEARPDLGSGEGAKILGTTSVASYYGPSFMIDDLTYHYEHSDQRTVLLNCHYPIDENSFVLQYGITVEKSETVPEDVAIEMATALGDFVKMGFEQDVAIWRRKARIDNPLLCEEDGPVYQLRRWYEQFYVDVADVAPDMVDRFEFEIDTTRPREAWLKEVEENLAANRLPRLVGLTT; from the coding sequence ATGACATGGTTGCAGCCTGACGGCGTCGCCGAGGTTCGACAGATCGAGGCTCAGGCCGCACCGGCCCGCTTCGCCCGGGGCTGGCACTGCCTGGGTCTGACGCGTGATCTGGGCGACGGAAAGCCGCACTCCATCAGCGCATTCGGCACCAAGTTGGTGGTCTTCCGGGGCGCGGACGGCGCCATCAACGTCCTGGACGCCTACTGCAGGCACATGGGCGGTGACCTGTCCGACGGCGAAGTGAAGGGCAACGAGATCGCCTGCCCGTTCCACGACTGGCGCTGGGGCGGGGACGGCCGCTGCAAGAAGGTGCCCTACAGCCGACGGGTGCCGAAGCTCGCCCGCACCGCGACCTGGCCCACGATGGAGCAGGACGGCATGCTCTTCGTCTGGAACGACCCGGAAAAGAAGGCCCCGCCCGCCGAGGTGGCCATCCCGAGGATCGAGGGCGTGGGCACCGATTCCTGGACCGACTGGCACTGGTACACCACGATCGTCGATACCAACTGCCGCGAAATCATCGACAACGTGGTCGATATGGCGCACTTCTTCTACATTCACGGCGGCCTGCCGACGGGCTTCAAGAACATCTTCGAGGGTCACGTCGCCACGCAGTACTACAAGAGCGAGGCCCGACCGGATCTCGGCTCGGGTGAGGGCGCCAAGATCCTCGGCACCACGTCGGTGGCCTCCTACTATGGGCCGTCGTTCATGATCGACGATCTCACCTACCACTACGAGCACAGCGATCAACGCACCGTCCTGCTCAACTGCCACTATCCGATCGACGAGAACTCATTCGTGCTGCAGTACGGGATCACCGTCGAGAAGTCGGAAACGGTCCCCGAGGACGTGGCGATCGAGATGGCAACTGCACTGGGCGATTTCGTCAAGATGGGCTTCGAGCAGGACGTGGCGATCTGGCGGCGCAAGGCCCGGATCGACAACCCGCTGCTGTGTGAAGAGGACGGCCCCGTCTACCAGTTGCGCCGGTGGTACGAGCAGTTCTACGTCGATGTCGCCGACGTCGCTCCGGACATGGTGGACCGCTTCGAGTTCGAGATCGACACCACCCGTCCCCGCGAGGCCTGGCTGAAGGAAGTCGAGGAGAACCTGGCCGCCAATCGCCTGCCGCGGCTGGTGGGTCTGACGACATGA
- a CDS encoding acyl-CoA synthetase — MTDLDALLASTRSHALGDIPRRSARKQPDKVAIIDGEVSLTFAEFEHLVDRAAAALRDNGFAPGDRVALLAHNCWQYAVLAFATARAAVVLVPINFMLTAEEIAFILGHSKATGFLVEAELVSTAEQAMQLAGTVSTKAALVPPGQALPTGWDDFAHWLQTSSPAPSPAVADDQVIRLMYTSGTESQPKGAMHSSRSLMGNYISTIIAGSMANTDIEVHSLPLYHCAQLDNFLITDIYLGATSIIVARPDPELVLRTIEKYGVTNYFAPPTVWISLLRSPVFDEVDLSSLRKGYYGASAMPVEILAEMRDRLPDLRLWNFYGQTEMAPLASVLGPDEQDSHPGAAGRPAINVETAILDDDDVEVGPGVVGEIAHRSPHLMLGYLDDAAKTTEAFRGGWFHSGDLGYYDEFGLLHVVDRKKDMIKTGGENVASREVEEVLYRHPGVEEVAVFGLPDPVWVEAVVATVVARQGVEVTEDELVAHCRAHLAGFKTPKQVFFVDALPKNPSGKLLKRVLRARFE, encoded by the coding sequence ATGACTGACCTGGACGCCCTGCTCGCTTCGACGCGCAGTCACGCCCTCGGCGACATCCCCCGCCGCTCCGCCCGCAAACAGCCCGACAAGGTCGCGATCATCGACGGCGAGGTGTCGTTGACCTTCGCCGAGTTCGAACATCTGGTTGACCGCGCCGCGGCGGCGCTGCGCGACAACGGCTTTGCACCTGGTGACCGGGTGGCTCTGCTGGCCCACAATTGCTGGCAGTACGCGGTACTGGCGTTCGCGACCGCCCGGGCCGCAGTCGTCCTGGTACCCATCAACTTCATGCTCACCGCCGAGGAGATCGCATTCATCCTCGGACACAGCAAGGCCACCGGCTTCCTTGTCGAAGCCGAGTTGGTGTCCACCGCCGAGCAGGCGATGCAATTGGCCGGCACGGTGAGCACCAAGGCCGCGCTCGTCCCGCCGGGTCAGGCGCTGCCGACGGGCTGGGACGACTTCGCGCACTGGCTACAGACCAGCTCCCCCGCGCCGAGCCCGGCGGTCGCCGATGACCAAGTGATCCGGTTGATGTACACCAGTGGCACCGAGTCACAGCCCAAGGGCGCCATGCACTCCAGCCGCAGCCTGATGGGCAACTACATCAGCACGATCATCGCCGGGTCCATGGCCAACACCGACATCGAGGTGCACTCGCTGCCGCTGTACCACTGCGCGCAACTCGACAACTTCCTGATCACCGACATCTACCTCGGCGCGACCAGCATCATCGTGGCGCGTCCGGACCCCGAGTTGGTGCTGCGGACCATCGAAAAGTACGGCGTCACCAACTATTTCGCTCCGCCGACGGTGTGGATCTCGCTGCTGCGCTCACCGGTCTTCGACGAGGTGGATCTGTCCAGCCTCCGCAAGGGGTATTACGGCGCCTCGGCGATGCCCGTCGAAATCCTGGCCGAGATGCGCGACCGCCTGCCCGACCTGCGACTGTGGAACTTCTACGGCCAGACCGAGATGGCGCCGCTGGCCTCGGTGCTGGGACCCGACGAACAGGACTCCCACCCCGGCGCGGCGGGACGGCCGGCGATCAACGTGGAGACCGCGATCCTCGACGACGACGATGTCGAGGTCGGCCCCGGCGTGGTCGGCGAGATCGCCCATCGCAGTCCCCATTTGATGCTCGGCTACCTGGACGACGCGGCCAAGACGACCGAGGCGTTTCGCGGCGGCTGGTTCCATTCCGGTGACCTCGGCTATTACGACGAGTTCGGCCTGTTGCACGTGGTGGACCGCAAGAAGGACATGATCAAGACGGGCGGGGAGAACGTCGCCAGCCGCGAGGTCGAGGAGGTGCTCTACCGACACCCCGGCGTCGAGGAGGTCGCGGTGTTCGGCCTGCCGGATCCGGTGTGGGTGGAGGCGGTGGTCGCGACGGTGGTGGCCCGCCAAGGCGTGGAGGTCACCGAGGACGAGCTGGTGGCGCACTGCCGAGCGCACCTGGCAGGGTTCAAGACCCCGAAGCAGGTGTTCTTCGTCGACGCGTTGCCCAAAAACCCCAGCGGCAAGCTGCTCAAGCGCGTGCTGCGGGCGCGTTTCGAGTGA
- a CDS encoding PadR family transcriptional regulator codes for MTEPADSGPGGVNVSPTGWALLGLLSSGDELSGYDIKKWINWAIRYFYSSPAYSQIYSELKRLERHGMVSSRVDDGVRNRRMYKITPEGLAAVTRWANDEPVEPPALKHNPVLRVMLGHLAEPGRLREILTAHADYAEQMYQSVAREVRWTADQPAWAYARLALRWSEQYYASEHERALQMIKDLDAVEETFGESAQQEVQFPVREYWYEVERRMVAEDDADGSAAPG; via the coding sequence GTGACGGAACCGGCCGACAGCGGACCTGGTGGGGTGAACGTGTCGCCCACCGGTTGGGCGTTGCTGGGCCTGCTCTCGAGCGGGGATGAGCTGTCCGGGTATGACATCAAGAAGTGGATCAACTGGGCCATCCGGTACTTCTATTCGAGCCCGGCCTACAGCCAGATCTATTCCGAGCTCAAACGGCTCGAGCGGCATGGAATGGTGAGTTCCCGGGTCGACGACGGTGTCCGGAATCGGCGGATGTACAAGATCACCCCGGAAGGCTTGGCCGCCGTCACCCGCTGGGCCAATGACGAACCCGTCGAACCTCCTGCGCTCAAGCACAATCCGGTGCTGCGGGTGATGCTCGGCCACCTGGCCGAACCGGGTCGCCTCAGGGAAATTCTGACCGCCCATGCCGACTATGCCGAGCAGATGTACCAGTCCGTCGCCAGGGAGGTCCGGTGGACGGCCGATCAGCCCGCCTGGGCGTACGCCCGGTTGGCGTTGCGGTGGTCCGAGCAGTATTACGCGTCCGAACATGAACGGGCGCTGCAGATGATCAAGGATCTCGATGCCGTCGAGGAGACCTTCGGCGAATCCGCTCAGCAGGAGGTCCAGTTCCCGGTGCGGGAGTACTGGTACGAGGTAGAGCGGCGAATGGTCGCCGAGGACGACGCGGACGGCTCGGCCGCGCCGGGCTGA
- a CDS encoding NAD(P)-binding domain-containing protein, protein MTTDATVSTNGTGLDSDELRANLRLADAGVLVAVLAQLTGDAAVVDRFADQISFEPNPPEQVGVTDPETLETLVEAVAEALDRPRPDGALPFDDAGLFARIAPVALGSEVGQEYVGLLLEQGGFHPSQPVLARDADLPTDFRVLIIGAGISGMAAALECAAAGIDYEIIDRNPEVGGTWYTTRYPGIGVDTPSAYYSLSRDINGAWSSYYPQGDEYQKYLQTVADKNNLRAQTRFGTEVEALWWDEERKQWQVHAVDAAGTRDVSYANVVIPAVGYLNRPRWPDLPGRDSFAGVSVHSAEWDTDLDLRGKKVAIIGAGCTSVQIVDACVDEVEHLTVFQRQPHWVAPRRRLTDEVPDHRRWLNSHIPFYANWTRLKSFWGTADNNYPVIVRDPEWAAEHLSISPANDVLLQMCLDYIDRVFGADSELGRKVTPDFAPYGKRIIRDPGGYYAALTRPHVEVEASEPARVNERGIVTQDGRQLDLDVIVYATGYHLDFLATLDIRGRDGLRLSEFWGDSPSSYRGGLVPGFPNLFISSAPNYSPGHGAGHNFGVEVMVHYVLECLQLMAQRNAATIEVKPEAFEDYVRHIDDTMANTVWCHTPTAHTYYRSGGGRIVTAFPFRLIEVWQSHRTPIEEDLSLQ, encoded by the coding sequence ATGACGACCGATGCGACTGTGTCGACGAACGGCACGGGGCTGGATTCCGACGAACTGCGCGCCAACCTGCGCCTGGCCGACGCAGGGGTGCTGGTCGCGGTGCTGGCGCAACTGACCGGGGACGCCGCCGTGGTGGACCGGTTCGCGGACCAGATCTCGTTCGAGCCCAACCCGCCCGAACAGGTGGGCGTCACCGACCCCGAGACCCTCGAGACCCTGGTCGAAGCGGTGGCCGAGGCGTTGGACCGGCCACGTCCCGACGGCGCCCTGCCGTTCGACGACGCCGGTCTGTTCGCCCGCATCGCGCCGGTGGCCCTGGGTTCCGAGGTCGGCCAAGAGTACGTGGGACTGCTGCTGGAGCAGGGCGGATTCCATCCGTCGCAGCCGGTGCTTGCGCGCGACGCCGACCTGCCCACCGACTTCAGGGTCCTCATCATCGGAGCCGGTATCTCCGGGATGGCGGCGGCGCTGGAATGTGCGGCCGCCGGCATCGACTACGAGATCATCGATCGCAACCCCGAGGTGGGCGGCACCTGGTACACCACCCGCTATCCCGGGATCGGCGTGGACACCCCCTCGGCCTACTACTCGCTGTCGCGCGACATCAACGGCGCCTGGTCCAGCTACTACCCACAAGGCGACGAGTACCAGAAGTATCTGCAGACCGTCGCCGACAAGAACAACCTGCGCGCGCAGACCCGGTTCGGCACCGAGGTCGAGGCACTGTGGTGGGACGAGGAGCGCAAGCAGTGGCAGGTGCATGCGGTCGACGCCGCCGGCACCCGCGACGTCAGCTACGCGAACGTCGTCATTCCCGCGGTCGGTTACCTCAACCGTCCCAGGTGGCCGGACCTGCCGGGCCGCGACAGCTTCGCGGGTGTGAGCGTGCACTCCGCCGAATGGGACACCGACCTGGATCTGCGCGGTAAGAAGGTGGCCATCATCGGGGCCGGCTGCACGTCCGTGCAGATCGTCGACGCCTGCGTCGACGAGGTCGAGCACCTGACGGTGTTTCAGCGTCAACCGCACTGGGTGGCACCCCGTCGCCGGCTGACCGACGAGGTCCCCGACCACCGCCGCTGGCTCAACTCCCATATTCCGTTCTACGCCAACTGGACTCGGCTCAAGTCGTTCTGGGGTACCGCCGACAACAACTACCCGGTCATCGTGCGGGACCCGGAGTGGGCCGCCGAGCACCTGTCGATCTCGCCGGCCAACGACGTGCTGCTGCAGATGTGCCTGGACTACATCGATCGGGTCTTCGGGGCGGACTCCGAACTGGGACGCAAGGTCACCCCCGACTTCGCCCCCTACGGCAAGCGCATCATCCGTGACCCCGGCGGCTATTACGCGGCCTTGACCAGGCCGCACGTCGAGGTCGAGGCCAGCGAACCGGCCCGGGTCAACGAGCGCGGCATCGTCACCCAGGACGGCCGACAGCTGGACCTGGACGTCATCGTCTACGCCACCGGCTACCACCTGGACTTCCTAGCCACCCTCGACATCCGCGGCCGAGACGGGCTGCGGCTCAGCGAATTCTGGGGCGACAGCCCGAGTTCCTATCGCGGCGGCCTGGTCCCGGGATTCCCGAACCTGTTCATCTCCTCGGCACCGAACTACAGTCCGGGCCACGGCGCCGGACACAACTTCGGCGTCGAGGTCATGGTCCATTACGTGCTGGAATGCCTGCAGTTGATGGCGCAGCGCAACGCGGCGACCATCGAGGTCAAGCCCGAGGCCTTCGAGGACTACGTCCGCCACATCGACGACACGATGGCCAACACCGTGTGGTGCCACACCCCGACCGCGCACACCTACTACCGGTCCGGCGGCGGTCGCATCGTCACCGCATTCCCGTTCCGGTTGATCGAAGTATGGCAAAGCCACCGCACCCCGATCGAAGAGGACCTCAGCCTCCAGTGA